A section of the Rutidosis leptorrhynchoides isolate AG116_Rl617_1_P2 unplaced genomic scaffold, CSIRO_AGI_Rlap_v1 contig92, whole genome shotgun sequence genome encodes:
- the LOC139885277 gene encoding protein MAIN-LIKE 2-like: protein MAARYSWVAQGPTVPDLLWFQPQHRSIEIYSSQEEHDRQMVVRRADSLFWECMRYPAYRRAEVMEYIDMMGFGLVSKIGFMEYDHHLLTALVERWRPETHTFHLSVGETSITLQDVEVLLGLRIDGAPVTGTDAYPPDIDGYLYALLGFVPVKTSKTGIKLSSIRDHLVQHRDQEEITPVEALQRARCLIAFLLGGCFFPDHSNNKIDLFLLRLLEDPQ from the coding sequence ATGGCGGCGAGATATTCTTGGGTTGCGCAAGGACCTACCGTGCCCGATCTATTGTGGTTTCAGCCGCAACACAGATCGATTGAGATTTATTCGTCACAGGAGGAGCACGACAGGCAAATGGTTGTTAGGAGAGCGGACTCCCTCTTCTGGGAGTGTATGCGGTATCCCGCATATCGCCGAGCAGAGGTCATGGAGTACATAGATATGATGGGTTTCGGTCTGGTCTCGAAGATAGGATTCATGGAGTACGACCATCATCTTTTGACTGCACTCGTAGAACGATGGAGGCCCGAGACCCATACCTTCCACCTATCAGTAGGCGAGACCTCCATCACACTCCAGGACGTCGAGGTTTTGCTAGGATTGCGGATTGACGGTGCGCCCGTTACGGGTACCGATGCGTATCCCCCCGACATCGACGGATATCTGTATGCACTGTTAGGCTTTGTGCCGGTAAAGACTTCGAAGACCGGCATCAAACTGTCCAGCATCAGGGACCACCTGGTGCAACATCGTGATCAAGAAGAAATCACACCGGTGGAGGCGCTCCAGAGGGCGCGTTGTCTCATCGCGTTCTTGCTTGGTGGTTGCTTCTTTCCCGATCAT